The DNA sequence gaaaaatggATACATTCCAATGTAATCTACATAGAGGACATGATTgttgatataatttcaataaaCCAACCTTGTATATTTGGTTGAAACTGGGTagtagcattatttttttctattatttcttaacTGTCTGTACACTCCAAActtattagtttaaaaatataaaaaatattgatttggaAATCTCACAGAACATGGATTAAGcctttatatttagaaatattacagCTATCAGGCATTTTTGCAAGTCACTCAGTTCATATCCTGGGTTgggcataaaaatatattttaaaaatccacatttgAAATATGTCTGTGAGTTCAAGTctttatgaatgtgtgtgtgtgtgtgtgtgtgtgtgtgtatgaaactCTAGAGCAGAACATTTCATACTTCACACAGATATTATCCCGGGTTCAATCTTGTGTCCCTTGGTCAGGGACTATGTCGAGTCCTTTGCATCCGTACTTCTAGTAGAATCTTTACTCAACTCTAACTCTGATTGGTTCATGACCTTGCTTCATCTCAAATCATTGTATTTGAAGAGTATAAAGATTCATTTCATCAGTGCTCTGATCCAATCTCCCCCGAGGAGACTCTGTTTCCCTAGCTATTTTCACCAAACTGTATCTACTACTGTGATTGCTGCTACTACATCAAACATACGCTAGTAAAAAAGGATGTTAgattttaaacagtgaaaataaaagcaacctttttaaagaattaaactaGCACACTCAGAAGAAGCACCCCCGTCTGTCCCTCACTTCCATGTTCTAAATGTCAAGATTGATCATAACTTTCTTggtcttagtttctttttctttgggtctTCTTGGAGAATAGATGTCAATCCTTCAGGGAAGTCAGgtaaaacacaatgaaaagtcttgtttgattttttaaaatttctttttctttttatcttttttttcccccagcgcTGTGCTTAGAGAAAAGTCTTGTTTTAGATGCTTATTCTCACTGTCATAATCTTTCCAGTGAACAGTCTAAAAGTGGATATTTTCCCTCCGGGAGGTATGTGGCAAGAAGTTGCAGGTCAGGAATCTGAATAAACCACTGAATTTGAGTGTGAGATTAAAATCTCCTCAAAGAGTGAGATTCCCTAAGATGTAGTCAAGCCCATTATGGAAGATTTCAATGATGCTCAATAACACAGTCAAAAAGCAATGTAAGAATGCGGTGCAAGTGAAATAGATCTTCAAGGATTTCTTCACCGGATTATTCTCCTAGAACATCCATTTCTCCCCGAACATCAATTTCTCCCCAAGCTTGTCTATGTGGCTCTGAGATTTTCCCCTTTCTCACAACACTTTAATTGCTGCAGTACCCTCAAAGAAGCTTGCTTTAGTTTGCTGTTTCCTAGAATCAGGATAAATGAGTGACCCCAGGGATAGATGACTGTGGTTATCATTCCAAAAATCACCAGCAGTTTGTTTTCTGGCACAGCAAAATATGACATTAGTATGGCAAGGCctataaaatataagataaagaGAATGATGAAAGATATCAAAACTTTCATTGCCTTCACATGAGCTTCTGTGCTGGGGTCTCTGAATCCTGTGGCATTCGATTGCATTTGTCTATTGTGTCTCCAGAGGGAAATGATTAACAAGAAACATGTAATTAAGGatagtataaagaagaaaatgattccaAGATTTAGCAAAACCTGATGAATAAAGTATTCACTTTTAACCGTCTTGAATTGGCAGGTTGTGTTTCTAGTCTTCATTTTACGATCATTAATACTCTTCACAAGTTGTGGAAAAGTAAGTAACCACGAAAGAAGCAAGGATCCCACCAGAAGAGGAAGAATTCTATTGATTCTACTTTTCAACCAGAGAAATACATAGTGGGAAAAATTTGCTATCTTCAGGAAATAGAAGATGTTAAGGCTGGTGGCAAACCAGATACTTGATTGATTGATAATTTCCCACATGTAACTAACATATACAATTAGGTTACCAGAGCAATACGTATATGGAGAGAATAACTGCATAAATCCATTTATTATTATCAGCCATATCAGACAAATTCTAGAAATAGCTAGGCCAGTGAGAATAAAGCTAAGCATAGAGAACTTATTCTTCACACAGTCAGTGAAGTTTACCAGTCCAATAATCCCATTCCCTAAAACTCCCAGTATTGACTCAATAATTGCAACAAAAAGGAAGATGCCTTCCACTACACTTAGCATATCTGCCGATAATTCTTAACTTTGTTTCTGTTATATCTGTTTTAGATTACCTGCTGCAGACTGAGGCATATATTGGCTGCTTGACGGAAGagtgattttcttctatttcattataaaaagactaaaaaaatgcCCCAGTAAAGCCTTGTGATTGAATAAGGAATATCTTCATGGAGACCCCTCCAATTACATCTATAAAACTTGGCTGGTTTAGAAAGTGTGTGTCCAGACTGAATGCCTGCCTACAATTTGTTAAGATGCAAATAAAAGTTTCTGTTTCATGGATTTTACCTGTCCTCCTGGGACTATTTTGCATTTATTACATTGAATTGTAGACAACAAATGTCAGACAGGTACTTACAGTTtacaaaacacaacagaaataaaaatttgacttCATAGTTTTCAATATCAAATCatcatttatattgtttataatcagagtttaaatatataagtaaaaactATTATATAGAAGTAATAAATAAACTTAACCATTGCAGACACTCTGAAtgattagtttaatttttaattaaaatttaagctCAACTCTGGGTATGGTAACTTTCTACAATATTATCTCACAAAATTTTTGCTGTGGTTTTTATACTCATTACATTCATGAATGCAGAAGATTATATTGACCACTATTGATATGAAAGGCTCTTAGAATAGTCTCTTCAttgaacatgttttattttgaaggcacccatttattcatttagtcaataAGTGTTTACTAAatgtctaaatataccaatttcTCCTTAGCTCACTGAGAAAATATAGTGGTAGACAGGATCTCAAAGCTTTTGTCAtttatggagtttatattctaatgAAGGAGGCAGGAAACAATCAGGTAAACCAATatattgatgaaaaaattgaaagcgGAATCTAACATTATTGATTCTTTATTGTGTTGCTAGCACTATGTTAACTACTTTAtggtcattttctcattttaacttcacacacaaaaaactcaAGCCGTTAAGGTAggtactatatttatttttatttataacatgAATAGGCTTTATGGAAGAGCTTCTTCCCATTTATGCTGGTGTGACTCccataaataaaattacacaatGAGTTCACAATGAAATATCAGCAAGCACAGGGACAGATTATGTATTAtaatcagcaaaacaaaacaaacaaataaaaagcaagtaGCAAACTTAGAATTCACATAGACTGCACAGATCAGAATAAACAGATAAGATTATGTATAGATTTATTAACTATATATATACTGTTTAAAAAACAGGATGCAATTTCAGAAAAGGGCAGCAACAAGAGACtgttagaaaaaaatgggaacaTTTGGGgacaaaatttctagaaatgaaaaatataattatattaaatgtaaatggactaaataaGTAAAAAACTAATATTGACAGCCAAGATTTTAAAACTCCAACAATATACTgcttacaaaaaatataatttaaacatgAAAACATGGAAACCTTGAAATCAAAATGATGAAAACATAGACCAAGCAAACATTCCCCAAAAGAAATATGGTATAGTTATAATAATATCATGTAAAGTGgactttaagataaaaagcaatattagagtatattttataatgataacaaTGCTCAATTTAGCAGGGAGATATAacaacaattctaaaatttatgcaCCAAGTAATCTAGAAAACATTTacagaactaaaaggaaaataataaagcaaatctacaataataatgaaagactataaaatatatacctGAATGGGTCATAGTAGAAAAAGatcaaaaatcaataaagagaGAGAATACCTGAAAAACACAATGAATAAACTTGATGTGTCCAACAATAGAataattcatattcttttcacgtgtacatgaaatatttttagcaaCATTAGTCATATGTGAGTCCAAAATAGTATCTCACAAATGTGAAATGACTAAAAACTTTCTAAGTATGTTATCtgactacaaaggaaaaaataaaattcaatagcaaaaagatGACTGAAAAAACCACTACTTactaaaatagttaaaaaaattctaaattctacttgcgttgaagaagaaataaaaacaaaaattagaaaaatattttgaagtaaataatACAGACTGAGCATCCCTTATTTTAAATGCTTGGGATCATacatgttttggattttggatgtctttggattttggagtatttgcattgtacctgttaagtattcctaattcaaaaatctgaaattcaaaaagcTCCAATGTGCATTTCCATTGAGCATTTgcttggtgctcaaaaagttttagattttgaagcatttcagattttgcacttttggattagggatgcacAACCTGTAATGAAGAAGGGATCTATTCAGTTGAAGCCAGTCTTTGATGGAAATGTAAAGTCATAAATGCATCtcttagagaagaagaaagaccaaaaataaataaatcttatttcCATCTCTAGCAGCTAGAAAATTAAGagcaaaagtaagaaaattaaaaataaagaatttatagtatcatcagaaatcaataaaatagaaaacatttaggtaaaataatatacccatgttgttcaaaagaaatagaaagaagatacaaattactACAGGtattacagatataaaaatataataaggtaTAAACAACTTTATACAAAATTCCAACATTGACACTTCAAGAAAATTACCGGTTAATAGAAtctgaatatagatacaaaaatgcCAAACAAAATCTTAATAAATAGACTTCtatgatatataaaaagaataattcattataacaaatggaattttaaaagctaATTGTGAGATTAAAATGGATTACCTGAAGATACACTCAATTGACACAAAAGAAAGCCAGAAAAAAGGGCTAATTGTGAGATTAAAATGGATTACCTGAAGATACACTCAATTGACACAAAAGAAAGCCAGAAAAAAGgacagaggcaaaaataaatgatgtaaataaaaaatatagagcAAAATGGTAGCCTGAAAGCCAACCATGttgataattacattaaacatattaatagtttgacTAAACACTGTAAAAGGTAGAGATcatcagaaagattaagtaaaagcataaataaatgttatgCCTGCAcgataaaaatttaaacataaagacaCAGATTGAATGTAAAAGCAGAGCAAAAGCTCATGGTAATTATAACCACATAGAAGCAGGAGTGGTTATGTTATCAAAGTGGCCATACTATCAAGACAAGCAGTAGAAAAATAGGGATGCTTCATGATAAAATAGtcaatttatcaaaaagactTAATCTTAAATGTGTATGAGACTACTGATTGGGACTCAAATAAAGCAAAATCAATAGAACTAAAGCAAGACACAGACATAGTGAAGATTTCAAAACCCCTctccagcctggccctgctgcagAGACCTCCTTTACTCCGGCTCGTTCTTTCTTCAACATCCTTGTCAAGACAGTCACATGGTTTGCTTCTGGACCTATTCACAACCTTGTTCAAATGCTACCTTTTCACTCATGTTTTTCTTGACccttatttaaaattacaacatTTCCAttgtcatgttttattttcctttaaggtAGTTGTCACTATCTaatacagtttatttatttttatttttgttcatctatAAGTTACAAAAAGGTAAGACATTTTATctgtttgttcactgctatattctAAATAGCAATCAAAGATGTgctgtaaatgaaaataaataaataaataaatgcttaaatgATATGCAATTTCTGTCTGGaacttttttgaaaaatctgTTATGGATATGAGCTGGAGGATTTTTTTGGCTAGATATGACTATGCCTAAAGTAAGAAAGCTAAAAGCAtcataatttctaaaatgaatcaatgaatacaTTAAAATTGAATTATGAGTTTGCATATGTTTTAGGTCTCTAAGTTTTTGATTTCAGGAATGATTGTATTTAGGAAAGTAAGATTTTGTTGGATCTGAACTGATGGAGCAAAGAGGTACTGTCTTGGGTTAGTGGGCCGGGCAAAAATAATCATTATAGGGAAATATACTAGAAGATAATAATCAAGTAATTATTCTTTGGGGTATGAAGTTGGATCATGGTAGACTCGATGTGAGGAGTAGCTTCTATGGCTTTAGAGTTTGTAAACTGAACAAGGTAGCACATTCCTTCATTGAAAGATGGCAAAAATATTATAACTAGAGAGTATTAAATCTCTATACTTATTTACCTGGTactactaaatgaaaaaaaagtcagtgaattaaaatttatttttggaagctAATAATCTGTGGGTATCATCTAGTTACCACACAATGCAAATATCATGGTATAGGTGTGGCCATAGCAAACAGCAGATTATACCCAGATTTTCAGAGAGTTTGGATTTTCTTAGCACGGCTGGGTAACATACTTCTTTGGTGAGAAGATCTCAAAGAATTGTTATAGTTAAAACTcctttatataaaaaacaaaggCAATGGCTGAAGAGTACTGAATTTATATTTAGTTAGCACTGTTAGACTTATGGTTTGACTTTTATAAGAAACAGAGTACCTATAATTAAGGCATGTAGACTCAAATTTATCATACAGACATTGTTTTCTgtcttatctattttaaaatcaactatAAGTTAGCAGGAGAATTTCCAAGGCAGTTTCTCTTCATCTGACATATTTAATATGAGAACAATTACTCTATTGGCAATTTTTTTAACTGCTGTGTCATTATCAGATGCTATATGGTGAATCTCTTACTACTAGGGTGATAATCTATAATCTAAGCAATAAGATCAGTGAGACTAAGTTTAAAACAGTCCCTTAATTAACACATTAATCCTTATTTCAGACTCTTTTTTTCCAAAGTACCTGTAGTAACAGAGACTTACAGACCAAGGTAAAGGCTTAATTAATTGGGTCAAAATACCTTTTTTGTACTCTCACAATAAACTGAAATTGGATTCTGTTTTCTATAGAGCATAGTAATTTACACATCAAAGTGTTTcttatgttcttttgaaaagataaactttATTAAGCGATAAGAATAAGATAAACTTTAATAGTTTTTCAATTGGTGATTAAGAACATCAATAGATATTTCCTGATGATTTTGTTTGATGAAGAACTCCTTTGtcagtaaataaaaatttcactcaaacttttcttatttgtattgTTTATATAAATGTCATGGAATGAATTACTAGGAATGGTACTAAGACATTCTGTAGACTATACCAAAAtctagatataaatatttatgttagatttttaaattctttgataaATCAGAAAACTATCATAATACTAGgtcatatattttctcccattaaacTTGTGTGAGGATTAGAACATATAATTATTCCATAtagcttttttattaaaaatggtgaaaaatgaGAATATGTATTCAAATTTACTTGACTCTGCATGAGGAAACACTAGATGCACCAAACAAAGTATGTCTGGAGTTGGGCTTCTGGAGTTCCAGTTTAGGTTTCCCAAAATAAAGACTCTGAGCCTCTCAGATTTGCATGCAGAATATTTACTGGGAAGTTCTCATGAGAACAGCACTGGTGATGGAttagataatcaaaattggacagagaaagaaactgaaatttgatGGGAAAATTTGAAGTTGGAAACAGCTTAAGAAATGTTCCAAATTAAGGAAAGGGGTGGAACTTTTCATCTCCATATTAACCAGTCTGGATATAGGCTGTTTCTGGGAGGGATGTCAACTCAGATGAGGCAGTGGCCTTCAATCAAGAGAGCTTTCTGGAAAGAGTCATGGCTGTGAGCATCAACAAAACTCCTGATGGCTATATTAGTTCATCTGTCACAGCATGGGATCTGGCATCATCTACCACAGTCCACTCCTTGTGCCTCTTAGATCCACTTGTGTCTTAGTGTAAACTGTACCCTATATGGGTGCAGCTACCCCTGGGGTCTAGTTGGTCTCTTTTTCTGAGAAAACTTGCAAGAAGGCTCATGGAATTAGTTATTGCAACTGTCCCTGCTGCTATTCTTCAGGTTACGACGGATGCCCCTTACCTTCTACCTTTACTACCAATTCTACGTTTTCCTGATTCTTACCTAGAACTTTTTCTGGTCTAGGTCGCT is a window from the Eulemur rufifrons isolate Redbay chromosome 16, OSU_ERuf_1, whole genome shotgun sequence genome containing:
- the TAS2R10 gene encoding taste receptor type 2 member 10, which translates into the protein MLSVVEGIFLFVAIIESILGVLGNGIIGLVNFTDCVKNKFSMLSFILTGLAISRICLIWLIIINGFMQLFSPYTYCSGNLIVYVSYMWEIINQSSIWFATSLNIFYFLKIANFSHYVFLWLKSRINRILPLLVGSLLLSWLLTFPQLVKSINDRKMKTRNTTCQFKTVKSEYFIHQVLLNLGIIFFFILSLITCFLLIISLWRHNRQMQSNATGFRDPSTEAHVKAMKVLISFIILFILYFIGLAILMSYFAVPENKLLVIFGMITTVIYPWGHSFILILGNSKLKQASLRVLQQLKCCEKGENLRAT